Proteins encoded within one genomic window of Brassica rapa cultivar Chiifu-401-42 chromosome A09, CAAS_Brap_v3.01, whole genome shotgun sequence:
- the LOC103839995 gene encoding probable protein phosphatase 2C 10 translates to MAWLCCFGSSDYDLLVGRASTSSGKGKNSNGEIKFGYSLAKGKANHPMEDYYVSKFTKTDGKELGLFAIYDGHLGERVPAYLQKHLFSNILKEEQFWYDPQRAIINAYEKTDQDILSHSDLGRGGSTAVTAILLNGRHLWVANVGDSRAVLSQGGQAIQMTIDHEPNTERLSIEDKGGFVSNMPGDVPRVNGQLAVSRAFGDKSLKTHLRADPDVKDSSIDDRTDVLVLASDGLWKVMANQEAIDIARRIKDPLKAAKELTGEALRRDSKDDISCIVVRFRG, encoded by the exons ATGGCGTGGTTATGTTGCTTCGGTTCTTCAGACTACGAT CTCTTGGTTGGGAGAGCATCAACTAGTTCCGGTAAAGGGAAAAACAGCAATGGGGAGATTAAGTTTGGTTACAGCTTAGCGAAAGGGAAAGCTAATCATCCAATGGAGGATTACTACGTCTCCAAGTTTACTAAAACTGACGGCAAAGAGCTCGGTTTGTTTGCTATCTACGATGGTCATCTGGGTGAACGTGTTCCTGCTTATCTACAAAAGCATTTATTCTCCAATATACTTAAAGAG GAGCAGTTTTGGTATGATCCTCAAAGGGCAATAATAAATGCATATGAGAAGACAGACCAAGACATTCTATCACATTCTGACCTAGGCCGAGGTGGCTCAACCGCCGTAACCGCTATTCTGCTGAACGGACGGCATTTGTGGGTGGCAAATGTGGGTGATTCCCGGGCAGTTCTATCTCAAGGCGGTCAGGCAATACAGATGACTATAGACCACGAGCCGAACACAGAAAGATTGAGCATAGAGGATAAAGGAGGCTTTGTATCAAACATGCCTGGAGATGTTCCTCGGGTTAACGGCCAGCTAGCAGTTTCCCGTGCTTTTGGTGACAAAAGCCTCAAAACTCATCTACGGGCAGATCCAGACGTTAAAGATTCATCGATTGATGATCGCACAGATGTCCTAGTTCTTGCTAGTGACGGTCTATGGAAG GTGATGGCTAACCAAGAGGCCATTGATATTGCGAGAAGAATCAAAGATCCATTGAAAGCAGCGAAAGAACTAACAGGGGAAGCTCTGAGAAGAGACAGCAAAGATGATATATCTTGCATCGTTGTCAGATTTAGGGGATGA